The Impatiens glandulifera chromosome 3, dImpGla2.1, whole genome shotgun sequence genome contains a region encoding:
- the LOC124929075 gene encoding uncharacterized protein LOC124929075 — MIIRFRLATMGLKCQSLIESRYSLKFLHNGPDTLEELLDRHVVKKETYDDDDDENELLIRQRLTGTRREAFNLYRDIIRATRFFTWPDSRGVLWRDVLRENARKEFEGARFEKDPEVITRLLIGGHDAVQSAIEKLIEKQQKQIEKERRDKDH, encoded by the coding sequence ATGATCATAAGGTTCAGGCTAGCTACCATGGGTTTGAAATGCCAAAGCCTCATAGAATCTAGGTATTCCCTTAAGTTCTTACACAATGGCCCCGATACCTTAGAAGAGCTACTTGACAGGCATGTAGTAAAAAAGGAAACCTATGACGATGACGATGACGAGAATGAGTTGTTGATTCGGCAAAGGCTAACAGGAACTCGACGTGAGGCATTTAATCTCTATCGCGATATAATTAGGGCCACTCGGTTCTTCACATGGCCAGATTCGAGAGGTGTGCTTTGGCGTGATGTTTTGAGAGAAAATGCAAGGAAGGAGTTTGAGGGGGCTCGTTTTGAGAAGGATCCTGAGGTTATAACTCGGTTGTTGATTGGCGGGCATGATGCTGTTCAATCGGCGATAGAAAAGCTCATTGAGAAACAACAGAAACAGATTGAGAAGGAAAGACGAGATAAAGATCATTGA
- the LOC124929073 gene encoding probable prolyl 4-hydroxylase 3, giving the protein MNACKKGFRVSSRFPLMAKGRNTSRLTARRSSTVPLVLAMLLTLTLVLLMLLTLGILSLPVVSEDSSPIRDRIHFGRKAKLFSNQGRMEKRGEQWVEIISWEPRAFIYHNFLSKEECEYLIDLAKPHMRKSTVVDSKTGKSKDSRVRTSSGTFLKRGKDKTIMKIEKRIADFTFIPVENGEGLQILHYEVGQKYDPHYDYFVDEFNTKNGGQRVATLLMYLSDVEEGGETIFPAAQGNYSAVPWWNELSECGKKGLSVKPKMGDALLFWSMRPDATLDTTSLHGGCPVIIGNKWSSTKWMHVDEYKI; this is encoded by the exons ATGAATGCCTGCAAAAAG GGTTTTAGGGTATCAAGCAGATTTCCATTAATGGCGAAAGGGAGGAATACCTCCCGGCTTACAGCTAGGCGATCGTCGACTGTGCCGCTCGTTCTCGCCATGCTTCTAACCTTAACTCTAGTTCTCCTCATGCTTCTCACTCTCGGAATTCTCTCTCTCCCTGTTGTTTCTGAAGATTCCTCTCCGATCCGTGATCGAATTCACTTTGGCCGTAAAGCTAAACTCTTCTC AAATCAGGGAAGAATGGAGAAGAGAGGAGAGCAGTGGGTGGAAATCATTTCTTGGGAACCTAGGGCTTTCATCTATCATAACTTTTTG TCCAAGGAGGAATGCGAATACTTAATAGATCTAGCTAAACCCCATATGCGAAAATCGACTGTTGTTGATAGCAAAACTGGAAAGAGTAAGGATAGCAG GGTCCGTACAAGCTCTGGAACATTTCTGAAGAGAGGAAAGGACAAAACCATTATGAAGATAGAAAAAAGGATAGCAGACTTCACATTTATACCTGTAG AGAATGGGGAAGGACTACAAATTCTTCACTATGAAGTAGGGCAAAAATATGATCCTCATTATGACTACTTTGTTGATGAGTTCAACACCAAAAATGGGGGCCAGAGGGTAGCTACGCTTCTCATGTATCT ATCTGATGTAGAAGAAGGAGGTGAAACCATCTTCCCTGCAGCCCAGGGAAATTATAGTGCAGTACCATGGTGGAATGAACTGTCTGAATGCGGTAAGAAGGGATTGTCTGTAAAACCCAAAATGGGTGATGCATTGCTTTTCTGGAGTATGAGACCTGATGCCACACTAGATACAACTAGTTTGCATG GTGGTTGTCCTGTAATAATTGGAAACAAATGGTCATCAACAAAATGGATGCACGTTGATGAATACAAGATATGA